From one Perca fluviatilis chromosome 10, GENO_Pfluv_1.0, whole genome shotgun sequence genomic stretch:
- the tmem126a gene encoding transmembrane protein 126A — MSENTQKDGVSGNGLSRAAIAEMLASNFERLPDIDQKIFIYGPMYLGGNGGLAGLISNSLYRRALNVTQAPIASSLPMAVLPFLTTFALYNAAVSGPLLSGDLNCPTCALMRGALVGVVGGGVYPILLALPVNVGLATRYSTAPMPEKGNLLRYWADLSRPILRRMRAVLVLQVFFGTYLSSRHFETYTKLAQITFGSAGEELKD, encoded by the coding sequence ATGTCGGAGAATACCCAGAAGGACGGCGTCTCTGGAAATGGGCTCTCAAGAGCTGCGATTGCTGAAATGCTGGCGAGTAATTTCGAGAGACTGCCTGACATTGATCAGAAAATCTTCATCTACGGACCCATGTATCTGGGGGGAAATGGTGGCCTTGCAGGATTGATCTCCAACAGCTTGTACCGCAGAGCTCTGAATGTCACACAGGCGCCCATCGCTTCCAGCCTGCCGATGGCCGTGCTGCCCTTCCTCACAACATTTGCCCTGTACAACGCAGCAGTGTCCGGCCCCCTCCTGTCCGGCGACCTCAACTGTCCCACCTGTGCCCTGATGCGAGGTGCACTTGTTGGTGTGGTCGGTGGGGGGGTGTACCCCATCCTCCTGGCCTTACCTGTGAATGTTGGGCTTGCAACCAGGTACAGCACAGCACCGATGCCAGAGAAGGGCAATCTGCTCCGGTACTGGGCGGACCTCTCCAGACCGATCCTGAGGAGAATGAGGGCTGTGCTGGTTCTTCAGGTTTTCTTCGGCACTTACCTGAGCTCCAGGCACTTTGAAACGTACACCAAACTTGCTCAGATAACATTTGGCTCAGCTGGAGAGGAACTCAAAGACTAA